A genomic window from Brassica oleracea var. oleracea cultivar TO1000 chromosome C8, BOL, whole genome shotgun sequence includes:
- the LOC106312382 gene encoding methionine--tRNA ligase, chloroplastic/mitochondrial: protein MAARLNTSLQNTLSLLNPFNTLLTKKPFSSRNSFRFSKKLPSSPRRALYCTSTLESHDNAETFVLTTPLYYVNAPPHMGSAYTTIAADSIARFQRLLGKKVIFITGTDEHGEKIATSAAANGRNPSEHCDLISQSYRTLWKELDIAYDKFVRTTDPKHEAIVKEFYDRVFANGDIYRADYEGLYCVNCEEYKDEKELLENNCCPVHQMPCVARKEDNYFFALSKYQKPLEEVLSQNPRFVQPSYRLNEVQTWIKSGLRDFSISRALVDWGIPVPNDDKQTIYVWFDALLGYISALTEDNEQQNLDTAVSLGWPASLHLIGKDILRFHAVYWPAMLMSAGLNLPKMVFGHGFLTKDGMKMGKSLGNTLEPFELVQKFGPDAVRYFFIREVEFGNDGDYSEDRFIKIVNAHLANTIGNLLNRTLGLLKKNCESTLVVDSTIAAEGVPLKDTVEKLVEKARTNYESLSLSTACEAVLEIGNAGNSYMDQRAPWMLFKQGGVSAEAAAKDLVIILEVMRIIAVALSPIAPCLSLKIYSQLGFSVDQFNSITWDDTKWGELKEGQVMAQASPVFVRIELDAAEKDEEEKKPKDSKKKGKAKVKAEQQPQTIAEA, encoded by the exons ATGGCGGCCAGGTTAAACACTTCGCTTCAAAACACCCTCTCTTTGTTAAACCCATTTAATACTCTCCTCACTAAGAAACCATTCTCTTCGAGAAACAGCTTCAGATTCTCCAAAAAGCTCCCTTCTTCCCCGAGGAGAGCTCTCTACTGTACTTCCACCCTCGAAAGCCATGACAACGCCGAGACTTTCGTCCTCACCACCCCGCTTTATTACGTAAATGCCCCTCCCCACATGGGCAGCGCTTACACCACCATCGCCGCCGATTCAATCGCCCGTTTCCAG AGGCTGCTTGGCAAGAAGGTTATCTTTATCACCGGAACAGATGAGCATGGTGAGAAGATAGCTACCTCAGCAGCTGCTAACGGACGCAACCCTTCCGAGCATTGTGATCTCATTTCTCAGTCTTATCGAACTCTTTGGAAAGAACTCGATATAGCTTATGATAAGTTCGTCAGAACCACTGATCCTAAGCATGAAGCTATCGTGAAAGAGTTCTATGATCGAGTTTTCGCGAACGGGGATATATACAGAGCTGATTATGAAGGTCTTTACTGTGTTAACTGTGAGGAATATAAG GATGAGAAAGAGCTGCTTGAAAACAATTGTTGCCCTGTTCATCAAATGCCATGTGTTGCCAGGAAAGAAGATAACTACTTCTTTGCTCTATCGAAATATCAGAAACCTCTTGAAGAAGTTTTGTCTCAGAATCCTCGTTTCGTGCAGCCTTCCTACCGTCTAAACGAG GTGCAAACATGGATAAAGAGTGGCTTAAGGGATTTTTCAATTTCTCGAGCATTAGTAGATTGGGGGATTCCTGTTCCTAATGACGACAAGCAAACCATATATGTTTGGTTTGACGCTCTACTAGG TTACATATCAGCTCTAACAGAGGACAATGAGCAACAAAATCTAGACACTGCCGTTTCATTAGGCTGGCCTGCTTCATTGCATTTGATTGGGAAG GATATTCTAAGGTTTCACGCTGTCTATTGGCCTGCTATGCTAATGTCTGCTGGTCTGAACCTTCCAAAGATGGTGTTTGGTCATGGATTTCTCACAAAG GATGGAATGAAGATGGGGAAATCGTTGGGGAACACTCTAGAACCTTTTGAGCTGGTTCAGAAATTTGGACCAGATGCTGTTAGGTACTTCTTCATCCGGGAGGTTGAATTTGGAAACGATGGGGACTACTCAGAAGACCGTTTTATAAAAATTGTCAATGCACATCTCGCCAACACAATAG GAAACCTCCTAAACCGTACTCTTGGCCTTCTCAAGAAGAACTGTGAGTCCACTTTAGTAGTAGATTCCACCATTGCAGCCGAAGGAGTTCCTTTGAAAGACACAGTAGAGAAGCTGGTTGAAAAGGCACGGACAAACTATGAGAGCCTGTCATTATCAACGGCGTGTGAGGCTGTGTTAGAGATTGGGAATGCGGGAAACTCCTACATGGATCAAAGAGCACCTTGGATGCTTTTCAAACAAGGTGGTGTCTCAGCAGAAGCTGCAGCCAAG GATCTGGTGATTATACTGGAAGTAATGAGAATCATAGCGGTTGCGTTATCCCCCATTGCTCCTTGTTTAAGCCTGAAGATATATTCACAGCTTGGGTTCTCAGTTGATCAGTTCAATAGCATAACATGG GATGATACCAAGTGGGGAGAGCTAAAGGAAGGTCAAGTTATGGCGCAAGCTAGTCCTGTTTTTGTAAGAATCGAGCTGGATGCAGCAGAGAAAGATGAAGAGGAGAAGAAGCCAAAGGATAGTAAGAAAAAGGGTAAAGCTAAGGTCAAAGCAGAGCAGCAACCTCAGACTATAGCAGAAGCTTAA
- the LOC106309985 gene encoding uncharacterized protein LOC106309985 yields MGEKEKKSKKKKNKDSKSSPDISFKPSSDVKGLKFGGQIIVKSFTIRRARTLELLKLLSLPSPSSPPLLSTAAYIPTNFTILAHQAWHTLTLGLGTRNSKVVVFVFESEAMKTAVAAADGGLWPSEIPLGEVNKKMIRKLKNWEMARFKFRKGCLTFYVYAVRNAGSEGFAAAEDLKVILQAVVALKDFMDHTAMLVMPHQKAINYSSCPPFAMAH; encoded by the coding sequence ATGGGAGAAAAAGAGAAGAAAAGCAAGAAGAAGAAAAATAAAGATAGCAAATCCTCGCCGGACATCTCCTTCAAACCCTCCTCCGACGTTAAAGGTCTGAAGTTCGGCGGCCAGATAATAGTCAAATCATTCACAATACGGCGAGCAAGAACACTCGAGCTCCTAAAACTCCTCTCCCTCCCTTCTCCCTCATCACCTCCGCTTCTTTCCACGGCGGCGTATATTCCGACAAACTTCACGATCTTAGCTCACCAAGCATGGCACACACTGACCCTCGGACTAGGAACAAGAAATTCCAAAGTAGTGGTCTTCGTGTTCGAATCCGAGGCGATGAAGACGGCGGTCGCGGCGGCGGATGGAGGATTATGGCCGTCGGAGATTCCGCTCGGTGAAGTGAACAAGAAGATGATTAGAAAGTTAAAGAACTGGGAGATGGCGAGGTTCAAGTTCAGGAAAGGATGCTTAACGTTTTACGTCTACGCCGTGAGAAACGCCGGAAGTGAAGGTTTTGCGGCGGCGGAGGACTTAAAGGTAATTTTACAGGCGGTGGTGGCTTTGAAAGACTTCATGGATCACACGGCGATGCTAGTAATGCCCCACCAGAAAGCTATTAATTACAGTTCTTGCCCTCCTTTTGCCATGGCTCACTAG
- the LOC106312692 gene encoding glucan endo-1,3-beta-glucosidase-like, which produces MATAPPSISLLLLLLSAAVFLTLPATISSIGVNYGTLGNLPPPTQVANFLKTQTSIDSVKIFNVNPDIIRAFAGTGISVVVTVPNGDIPALANGVQARRWVSANIQPFHPQTKIKYISVGNEILLSGDDNMIKNLLPAMKNLNAALVRAGVKDVKVTTAHSLNIIAYELNGAPSSGRFRPGWDKGVLAPILAYHRQTKSPFMVNPYPYFGFDPKNVNFAIFRSPYKAVRDPLTGKVYTNMYDTLMDSTYSAMKALGYGDVDIVVGETGWPSACDAPWCSLENAAWFNLNIIKRAQGQGTPLMPNRRFETYIFGLFNEEGKPGPTAERNWGLFRSDFSPVYDVGLLRNKQGGGGGVRPAPALPTPSTAGGKWCVAKSEATDAQLQGNIDWVCSQGGIDCKPIQTGGSCFNPSSVRSQASFVMNAYFQRNGRTDGSCNFSGTGVIVGNNPSNDACKY; this is translated from the exons ATGGCCACAGCGCCACCGTCAATCTCTCTCCTCCTCCTCCTGCTCTCCGCCGCCGTATTCCTCACCCTCCCCGCTACTATCTCCTCCATCGGCGTCAACTACGGCACTCTCGGGAACCTCCCACCGCCGACTCAGGTGGCGAACTTCCTCAAGACTCAGACTTCGATAGACAGCGTCAAGATCTTCAACGTGAATCCAGATATCATCCGTGCCTTCGCCGGAACTGGAATCTCAGTCGTCGTCACTGTCCCTAACGGGGATATTCCGGCGTTAGCTAACGGAGTACAAGCTCGTCGGTGGGTTTCTGCTAATATTCAACCGTTTCATCCTCAGACAAAGATCAAGTATATCTCTGTCGGAAATGAGATTCTGCTCTCCGGAGATGATAACATGATCAAGAATCTTTTACCGGCGATGAAGAATCTTAACGCTGCTTTGGTTCGTGCTGGTGTCAAAGATGTTAAG GTTACAACCGCACATTCACTTAACATTATAGCCTATGAACTGAATGGTGCACCAAGCAGCGGTCGATTCAGACCAGGCTGGGACAAAGGCGTATTGGCTCCAATCCTAGCTTATCATCGTCAGACCAAGTCTCCGTTCATGGTTAACCCTTACCCTTACTTCGGTTTCGACCCTAAAAACGTCAACTTCGCCATTTTCCGCTCACCGTACAAGGCGGTCCGTGACCCGTTAACCGGCAAAGTCTACACAAACATGTATGACACTCTCATGGATTCGACTTACTCAGCCATGAAAGCTCTTGGCTACGGTGATGTTGACATCGTCGTTGGTGAGACAGGCTGGCCATCTGCCTGCGATGCACCGTGGTGCTCCCTTGAAAACGCGGCTTGGTTCAACCTCAACATTATTAAACGTGCTCAAGGCCAAGGAACACCTCTCATGCCTAACAGACGGTTCGAGACTTACATTTTTGGTTTGTTTAACGAAGAAGGCAAGCCCGGTCCAACCGCAGAGAGGAACTGGGGGCTGTTCCGGTCAGATTTCTCTCCGGTTTACGACGTGGGCCTCCTCAGAAACAAACAAGGTGGTGGAGGTGGCGTCCGTCCAGCACCAGCCTTGCCTACACCTAGTACTGCTGGTGGTAAATGGTGTGTGGCTAAGTCGGAAGCCACTGATGCGCAGTTGCAAGGGAATATTGATTGGGTGTGTAGTCAAGGAGGCATTGACTGTAAACCGATCCAAACCGGTGGTTCGTGCTTTAACCCTAGCAGTGTGAGGTCGCAAGCGTCTTTCGTGATGAACGCTTATTTCCAGAGAAACGGTCGCACTGACGGGTCATGTAATTTCAGTGGAACCGGAGTCATCGTAGGGAACAACCCAAGCAATGATGCGTGTAAGTACTAA